The genomic window gcctcatttaaacttgccttgatgtgttgctcttgtttgcatcatctcttgccatgagtagcttcatgtagtcttgtcttgcatcatacttgtttgtgcatcatgtcatgttcatgtgtggtgtgtttaccatgttgtgtgcttcttttcgatagttcccgtttcgttgcgatcgtgaggactcgttcggctacacttggttcgtcttcgtggcttcatcttcttcatggactcgttcttcttccttacgggatttcaggcaagatgaccgctatcctggatctcactactatcattgctatgctagttgcttcgttctatcactttgctgtgttacctatctgttgctcttcaagcctctcaaattgccatgaatctctaacctttgacacccttcctatgcaaactgttgtttggccatgttaccgcttttactcagcccctcttatagcgttgctagttgcaggtgaagttgaagatttcttcatggtggacaggattttggttgggatatcacaatatctcttatattattaatgcatctatatacttggtaaagggtggaagactcggccttatgcctggtgttttgttccactcttgccgccctagtttccgtcataccggtgttatgttcccggattttgcgttccttacgcggtcgggtgatttatgggacccccttgacagttcgctttgaataaaactcctccagcaaggcccaaccttggttttaccatttgcctcaccaccacctatacctttcccttgggtcggccaacccgagggtcatctttattttagcccccccgggccagtgcttgtctaagtgttggtccgaaccgggcagactgcggggccacctcggggcaactcgaggtctggttttactcgtaggctgacctatccggtgttgccctgagaacgagatatgtgcagctcctatcgggatttgtcggcgcatcgggcggctttgctggtcttgttttaccattgtcgaaatgtcttgtaaaccgggattccgagtctgatcgggttttcctgggagaaggtatgtccttcgttgatcgcgagagcttatcatgggctaagttgggacacccctgcagggtataatctttcaaaagtcgtgcctgcggttataggcagatgggaatttgttaatgtccggttgtagataacttgacaccagatccaatttaaaacgcatcaatcgtgtgtgtagccgtgatggtctcttttcggcggagtccggaaagtgaacacggtttctgggttatgtttgacataagtaggagttcaggatcacttcttgatcattgctagcttcacgaccgttccgcttgctctcttctcgctcttatttgcgtatgttagccaccatatcatgcttagtcgctgcagcagcctcaccactttaccccttccttttcctttaagctttgctagtcttgatacccatggtaatgggattgctgagtcctcgtggctcacagattactacaacaacagttgcaggtacaggtttatgcgatgatcttgacgcgagcgcgatgtttgcttgtattggagttcttcttctgcttcttcttcgatcaggggataggttccaggtcggcagcctgggctagcagggtggatgtcatttgagtttctgtttgtgattcatccgtagtcggatgatgctcttatgtattgtgatgttgtattcgagtggcattgtatgccttatgtatgtatccccatctattatgtaatgttgatgtaatgatatccaccttgcaaaagcgtttcaatatgcggggctatccttggtgggaccttcgagttccttttggatagggtcgcatattgggcgtgacaggcgaAGTGGCGGTTGCAGCGTGGGCGGCCAAAAACATTGGCGACGGCGGGCAACAATGCTGGCTGCGGGTGGGGAAACTTTCACGTGCAGTTGCAGATTGGTACGTGTGGTTTGAGCTTTTTGCGGCAACCCTTGCGGCACTGCAAATATGCAACACAATAAGAGGGGATAAAAAATTGGGGCCCGAAAAAATTATCACCATTTGCAGATGTATTATCTGTTATATTCTCTCCGATTCATATCGCTTGTCTTAGGTTTGTCGACGATAAATCTAAACGACCGTAAACAGGAGGGAGTACCATTGTTTTGGGCTGAAAATACCGTAAACGGCTGTTTTTAGGCACAATTGCGGGTTTTTTTTTTCATCATTTGTTGGAGACACTCTAAATTTAACAAAGATTATAGAAAACAATATGAATATTTACAATAATGAAATATAAAGTGATGTAAAAATATATCCAATAATGAATCGAAATGGTATCCATTTTTTTTTGTGGGTGAATGGTACCCATTTGACATTCGTAGATGTTATTTGCGGATAGATGTTAAAATAATTTTATATAAAGAATTGGTCAATGTTTACGAAGTTTGACTTAAAACAAAACTACTATGtaatatgtagagtaaataaaaaCCAAAATGTTCTTATCTCTACCTCCTAGAGGGAATTTTTAATTAAAAATCCATCCAGaagccaaagaagaagaagaagaagaagaattgccCGCagatccccgcaaaaaaaaagccaaagaagaaaaagaaaaagggcaaagtgATACACACAAGGCAGGTCTCCCGATCCAGAAGCGAAAGCCCCAGCAAATAGTGTACCAAACATGTGCCCGCCCAAGATGATGATCGTACATTACCTCTCACGAAACTCCACAAGAACCGGATCAATCCCTGCAAAAACGCCCACGGAGCTTGGAACATAACCGGGAGGCCTGCAAAATCTATCCAATCCGATCTGACGGCCACTGCCCCAACGGAGACGTCGCCCTCGTCAGGCAAGCACGCACACAGAATCCCCCCCTCGTCAGGTACCCCCTCGATCGCCTCTCCCTCCCTCCGTTCATCTGCTGCCGCGTTGTGAATTTGTGATCCACTGTGCGAGCTGCGACGGTGTGAGGATTCGGCTGGGGTAATGTAGCGTCAAGCGCACGACCGCCCAAAATATTCCTTCCGTGTAGGTTGTGGTATCGCACCAACAGATCTTTTCACTTTTTCCTAGGCTTTAAAGCATCCACACTAGGATAAGTTTGGCATCTAGCAGCCGAATCCACCACCACAAACTACAGAAATTTCACGACAAACCATACCCACGCGTGGGTTCCTACTGTAAAATCAACTACCATGAAAATCACGCGCTATCACATAACTAGCATTTCCACCTGATCATCGACTAACCAGCATCCATCATCCAGAGCTGTGCAGCAGCAGCACTTTCGGACCGCAACCAATTCAGAGACCATAGATGCATATGCAGGTGTTCAAACTCGGATATATTTCAGAGACCAGAGATGCATATGCAGGTGTCCAAACTCAGATAGATATATTTAGCTGCTGATGTTATGTACAATAAGGCAATCAATCCACCCTCCCACGGTCCCAGGGTTCGCAAGCCAAAGCTTCTACTTCCAACCAACCATATATGTTCAGTTCAGCAATCAGCTGCATGCTGCATGCATAACTAGAGCTGTCATGCCCCTGTTCTCCAGCAATGTCCCAGAGCTCTAGAGACTGCAGTGTTGGACATGAAACATTTGTAAGTGGAGAGTGAATATCTTGGGAGGAAAATTGGGTGATCCTTTATATTCTTATATaatcatttaaaaaaaatcttaGGAGGAAATCCAATGGTCCTTTATATTCTTACATGATCATTAAAAAAGTATCTTAGGAGGAAAATCGAATGACACTGTCTATTCTTATAATCATTAAGATCAAAGGCATTTCACATCAGCGAGACCTAACGATACTTTTCTGCCACAGAGTAATATTTGGGCATCCACATACATATAGTCATGCTTGTATTAAAAGGATGAGAATTTCCTAAAAGAAGGGTGTGAATTCCCTTGTGGTTTCTATCAAGATACAAAATTATCATAAATGGTAGCGCTAGGGTACATCTGAGAAAGCATAACGTAACAGCCAGATGATCATCTGGTCGTGCAAATTTCCAGACTGACAAAGAGCTGATGCCAAATGGCATTGGATATCTGTTAAGAATATCCTTGAGTACTTTAGCTCTTTTTGGTTGCTCTTTGGTCCCGAGAGGTTCACAACTGGTTGAGGAAGAATAGTTGTGAATTTTCACTTTGACCACTTACTTGGTTAGTTGATTTCAGGTTCCGAGAGCACAAGTCAGAGGAATCACAATCACTGCTTATATGCGCCTTCAACACCGTCTCATTCGAAAAGCTACAATTGACCTTGTGCCCATGTAGGGTGCTAGAGACATTTTTAACCAAGGAATGAACTGAGCCATCATGTGCTAATGTGAGAGATCAAAACACTATTTCTTTGTGTATGTAAGTAGCATGCGGCCGCTTTCCGCTCTCTTTTTTTCAAACAGAATTTCCTTTGATGTCAGAACTAAGACCTCTAATGCTTGAAAAAAAATTCCATTTCCGGTTTTGTGATATCCATGGTAGGTTAGGTATATTGAAAGAAGCTGGAGGTAGCACGCTAGGCTCAAACAATCAGGCAGTCCTGAAGGTGGCAGGGAGGGAAGGAGCCCATTGAGATGATATAGGTAAGGTTCGGCAACGACATAAAGTCAGCAAGCCAGTTCAACAATTCATTGTAAAAAATTATGACACACTAGATGTCAAATGCAGAAAGAAACAAAGGttagatggggggggggggggtcaaagaGGTTGTGCTGTTAATTTCACTAGGAACATCTAGGCTAGAGATTATCGGTAGGACCGTCTATATATCGAATCTGTCTAATCATTTGAGAAGGGAGGACAAAGAGATGGAGAAAAAGAGGAGTACCTTCTCCTTGGCTCGATGAGACCGTGGTGCCGGACATGGTGGAGGGCGACGGTGATGGCAGGGTGTGGtcgaggcggcggcagcggagctTCCCATCACTACTGCTCTGACCTAGAGCGGTAGGTGTGTCGGTGGGGTGTACGGCTCGCGACGAACCTCGTGTTGCGTGTCGTCGGCCCCCACCTCTTCATATATTGCGTAGGTGACAGGGGCTCGTCAACCATGGTGGGTTgggtgcccccgatcagggcgcggatctaagggcccggtgggccgttgggcccacttGGGAGGAGATCATCCTAACATCCCCCCCTGATCTGAACATTACCTTTAACCATATACTTTTTTACTTTACTCGTTTCATCACAGATCAATACATAGAACATGTTTCATCATCACAGCTCAACTGCCGATAGAATCAGACAACTACAACATACCTCTCTGTTTTGAAACAAATTTTGTTCCTTTGGGCCTCTCATGATCCAGGATCataggctttcccttaaacccatgtcAGCTAAGtattccttgaacacattgggtggtaagcctttcgtaAGCGGGTccgcaagcatatcctttgtcattatagtttgatcctggattttatctttcacaacataatacttCATCTCTATTGGTTTGGCAGCATTACTCAACTTGTTGTTGTGAGCATAGAATACTGCGAGTTGGTTGTCACAGTACAGCTTTAGTGGTTTGtcaatacaatctaccactttcaagtcgggtataAATTTCTTTAACCATATCACCTGCCCCGTGGCCTCAAAACATGCTAtaaattctgcatacatcgtggacGATGCAACTATTGACtatttggagcttttccacgaaatagccCCTCCAGCGAGAGTGAACACGTATCCTGACGTAGATTTTTTCTATCATCTTTGTCTCCCGCAAAATCAGCATCTGAATACCCTCTTATCTCTAGGGAATCAGATCTCATGTATGTTAGCATGAggtccttcgtgccttgcgcataatgcaatgctttctttaccatcttccagtgctctgtgcctggattctcttgatatctaccgagtaccccagtaataaaagctaagtcagggcgagtgcacacttgtgcatactgtacacttccaacagccgaagcatatggtaccactttcatttgatcgatcttgTACTGGTTATTGtgacattggaatttcccaaaactgTCGCCCTTGACTATAGGAGCAGGTGTAGCATTAcacgcatgcatattatactttttaagaaccttttctaaatatgcctTTTGCGATAGTCCTAAAACTCCATTtttcctatctcggtgaatttctatgcccaaaacatatgatgcttcatcAAGATCTTTTATATCAAAATTTGAGGACAAGTACTTATTTATTTCTTGTAGCagactaacatcactgctagcaagcaagatattatccacatacaagattagaaaattatatttcccatttttaaactttgcataaacGCAGTTATTCTCAAAATTCTCTTTAAATCCAAATCTTTTAATTGTCTcattaaactttagataccactgtcTAGAGGCTTGCTTTAATCCATAAATAGATTTCTTCAGGAGCATCCCATAtcttccttgccttccatgataaaacccttgggttgtttcatgtaaacATTTTCTTTTAAATCCCCGTTTAGGAATgtcgtctttacatccatttgatgtatcTCTAAATCAAAATGTGCAACTAATgtcattatgattctgaaggaatccttacatgagattggggaaaatgtctcattgtaatctaccccttctctttgtgtaaatccttttgccacaagtcgtgctttatacttttctacatTCCCATTAGAGTCATACTTAGTTTTGTCgacccatttacagcctactgttttggctcctttgGGAATATTCTCTatgtcccaaacatctttggaactcatcgatttcatcttGTCTTCCATTGCCTCCAGCCACTTCGATGAGTGAGGgattctcatggcttcttcatatgaagTGGGATCACCTTCCATATGAAtcatttctgtgttataaactttacAATCAGTAGAAATAGCTGTTATTTTAGTTCTTTTAGACCTTTTAAGGGCCTCATTCTCTGGCACATTATGTGCCTCAACTTCCGGCACATCTTCTAAAAATGGCTGTTGCGCCTCCCCCTCATGCTAAACAACGGGTCcagtcggctcctgacggacaAGTTCTGAATCTTCTcccatagttgtcatgggtggagATAGAACAGGTGCTTGCACCGCAACATCAGGGATTGTCGGTGCAGATACAACatgtagtgagaaaaatggctcctgaatcattggattaggtgcatgcaccctcttcttctcaagatcaattttccgagctaccatGCTCCCCTTATCATTTCGTtctctaagaagactgcatgtcttgTTTCTACAAATTTTCTGTATCTCTAGACAGTAGAAACGAAAACCTTTTGATCTATcaggatagccaatgaagtggcaactgactattttgggatctaactttgcaataTTTGGATTAAACACTTTGGCCTCAGCTAGGCtcccccacaccctgaagtgttgtagggagggcacTCTTCCTGTCCACAACTCATACAGTGTTTtggcaccgacttgcttggtactctattgagaatgtgaatgacggttttaagcgcctccatccataatcccaacGGCAAGGTGGAGTAACTAATCATGTTGCGCACCATATCCATTAGTGTACGATTacgcctttcagctactccattttgctgaggctcGCCCGACATTGAATACTGGGCCACTATGCCACTCTCCTATAAGAACCTTGCAAAGggtccagggacttggccatatggagtgtgtCGACCATAGTACCCCCCCTACAGTCagatcttactatctttattcttttatcatgctgattttcaactTCATCTTTGAATATCTTAAATTTATTCAACGCTTcagatctttctttgattggataaatataaccatatcgggagtaatcatctgtgaatgttatgaacgagtcataGCCATCCACACTTTTCACAGGAAATGGTCCACAAATATCAGTGTGAATGATTTCTAGTGTTCCTGTGCTACGGTTTGCACCCTTTTTGATTTGTTTTACATACTTTCCTTTAATGCAATCTATGCATTATTCTAAGTCTGAGAACTCTAATGGAGGAAGAATTTCATTTTTAACTAGTCTTTCCATTCTCCCCTTCAAAATATGGCCCAAGCGATAGTGCCATAATTTTGATGAGTCAtgagttctttttcttttcttttgttctttatcCGACGCGGAAACATGTTCATTCACATTACACACAGAATACACTTTTTCACGTAGTGATAATAAATAAAGCTCGTTATGAAGGAAAGCAACACCCACATGAGTATTATTAAACCatatggcacacttgccatgtctAAAGTGACATTCATAATGATCTTTATCCATACATGAAACACTAATCAAGTTTCTGTGTAATGAAGAAACATATAAAACATCTGTAAGTAGAAGTATGAATCCATCAGCTAACTTCAGGGAGATGTCGCGACAACTTCAACTTCTGCTTGAACTCCATTTGCAACTTCAATGCATCTTTCGCTTCTTTGCGTAGTCCGCGTCGAATGGAATCCCTGTAATGAGtttgcaacatgaacagttgcACCTGAGTCAATCCACCAAGTAGATTTCAAAAATTGTGTATACAAGGATTCATTTACAAAGGAAACAATGTTGTTACCTCTCTTTGCCATTATTGACTTTAGCCAAACAAGACAATCTTTCTTGTAATGCCCAGTCTGCTTACAATGAAGACATGTATCTTTGTCCACCGGAAAAGACTTTTGTTGATGCTGATATTGCGTGGGAGCTTTTCCATGTGACTTTGAAGGGGAACCTTTGCTACTTTGATTGTAGTTATTTTCCTTATTATCCTTCACCTAGTTCAGAGAACCCGATTCTAAGTCTTTCCTCTTCTTGCACACACATGGCTATAGTCTTTTCAATGTCCCATTTTTCAGGCGACATGTTGTAGTTGACAACAAAAGTTTCAAACTCTTTTGGCAGTGAAGCCATAACCAGGTGAACCAGGAGTGCAGGCTTGAGCTCGAAATCTGAATCCATGGGTTTAAGCTTAGGTGCCATGTTGCTCATCCTGAGAATGTGCTCTCTTAGGTGCCATGGGTTTATGCCATGCCCACCGCCTGATAAGcataagagagcacatcctcaggATGAGCAACATGACAGCTAAGCTTAAGCCCATGGATTCGGATTTGGAGCTCAAGACTACACTCCTTGTTCACCTGGTTATGGCTTCATTGCCAAAAGAGTTTGACACTTTTGTTGTCAACTACAACATGTCGCCTGAAAAATGGGACATTGAAAAGACTATAGCCATGTGTGTACAAGAAGAGGAAAGACTTAGAACTTGGTTCTCTGAACTACGTGAAGGATAATAAGAGAAAGAATTACAATCAAAGTAGCAAAGGTTCCCCTTCAAAGTCACATGGAAAATCTCCCACGCAATATCAGCATCAGCAAAAGTCTCTTCATGTGGACAAAGATACATGTCTCCATTGTAAGCAGACTGGGCATTACAAGAAAGATTGTCCTGTTTGGCTAAAGTCAATAATGGCAAAGAGAGGTAACAACATTGTTTCCTTTGTAAATGAATCCTTGTATACACAATTTTTGAAAATCTGCTTGATGGATTGACTCAGGTGCAATTGTTCATGTTGCAAATTCATTACAGGGATTACATTCGACGCGGACTACGCAAAGAAGCGAAAGATGTATTGAAGTTGCAAATGGAGTTCAAGCAGAAGTTGAAGCTGTCGCGACATCTCCCTGAAGTTAGCTGATGGATTCATACTTCTACTTACAGATGTTTTATATGTTTCTTCATTACACAGAAACTTGATTAGTGTTTCATGTATGGATAAAGATCATTATGAATGTCACTTTagacatggcaagtgtgccatatGGTTTAATAATACTCATGTGGGTGTTGCTTTCCTTCATAACGAGCTTTATTTATTATCACTACGTGAAAAAGTGTATTCTGTGTGTAATGTGAATGAACATGTTTCCGCGTCGgataaagaacaaaagaaaagaaaaagaactcaTGACTCATCAAAATTATGGCACTATCGCTTGGGCCATATTTTGAAGGGGAGAAGGGAAAGACTAGTTAAAAATGAAATTCTTCCTTCATTAGAGTTCTTAGACTTAGAATAATGCATAGATTGCATTAAAGGAAAGTatgtaaaacaaatcaaaaaaggtgcaaaccgGAACACAAGAAATCATTCACACTGACACGTGCGACCACCACAATCCAACTGCATATTTCAACTCATATTTTCTACTAACTTCCAACATACATTTGGATCATTGTGTCATACATCTCCATCCCTatcttttccaaacaatttttagGTCCAAAATTTTCACTCGGTATGTGAAGAGTTGTAGCCTACAGCCGACGAATTTATTGAATTTTCTGCGTTCACTTATAGTTGGACCAGTACTCGGCGACGAGCTTAAAGAATGATGAGTCCTCATTTTCCATCAGCCTTGATGGCCTGTCGTACTCTATAAGCTTACCTGCAATAAATAGAATATGTTTCTCCATTGGTAAATCTATATCCCCAGCAAAATTTAGTAGCGCGTAGAGTCAGATGCTTGTACCGTAGGAAAGAACCATGACTATATCACTGTCTGTGACGGTGGGAACCCTGTGTGCTATGGTGATCACCGTGCACCCTGAGAACTCCTGCTTGATGACCCTCTGCAGGATGGCGTCGGTGGCCGAGTCGATCGACGCCGTCGCCTCGTCGAGGACCAGGATCCTGTTCCTGCTGAGGAGGACGCGCGCGAGGCAGAAGAGCTGCCGTTGGCCCGCGCTCCAGTTCTCTCCGTCATCGCTCACTGCAGATGCAAAGACAAACTTATCACATTTCGTACAGGCTTCATTTGAGACTCAGAACTCAGGATCATTGTGTCATCTGGTGCCTCAAGAAGTTCAGGAAGGACACTGATTGTCTTCTTCAACTGGCACTTATCCAACGCCTGTAAAAGACCAGTGTGTCAGGATCAGGATCAACAAATGTGTCCCCAACAAAGGCCGATGGTAGTAGGTGAAAATACTGGAACTGATGTGGATTTCAGAATGTAGTGATCTGTGGTCAGACCTCCCAGATATCCTGATCTGTGTACAGACCCAGAGGATCGACGTTGCTCCTTACACTGCCCCTGAAAAGCGTTGGCTCCTGAGGAATGATGCTGAGTTTCATCCTAAGGTCCTTCAGTCCTATGGTGCAAATGTCGACATCGTCGATGAGAATTCGCCCGCCGGAGGGGTCGATGAGGCGGAACAACGCGCTCAGGAGAGTGGTCTTCCCGCTCCCGGTTCTTCCAACAACTCCAATCTTGTTTCCAGCTGCAAATGTGCAAGTGATCCCGCGCAAAACCGTAGGCGCATTTTCGCGATACTTGACCTGAAAAACATGGTATATATGACTCTTCATAACATCAGATGAATGAGCTGATTGTTTCTTGATTTTCAGTTTCTTACTCTCAAGTTCTCCAGATTTATCTTTCCTTCAGATGGCCATGAAGGAGCAGGCCTTCTGTCACTGATAACAGCCGGGGGCTCGGATGGTAAATGCATGAACTGTTTGATTCTCTCCACTGATATCATATAATTCTCCAGATTTGAGTAGAATCGCGTCAAGAACACTTGCGCGGAAGAAAGTGTCAAGGCATATGAGAGGCATAGCCCAAGAAATCCTGGAAAAAATGCCAAGAGAAGACTCGAGTGACGCACCATATTTCTGCACATTATGTAATAGAAGTACCCAGCCCTGAATAATATGCACCTGGAGCAACTGATCCTGCCGGTAGCATTACGAGAAGAATGGACGATGTAACAATGACCAAGATCTGCATCGCCTCGACACGCAGAAGCACCCACTCTAGCGCTGCATTCGTGTAGAAGAACATTGTTGCATCCATGTCGATGAGCTGAAGATTTGTCTGAATGAACCTATTTGTCGCTGCAAAGGCCCTTATGGTGACCACTCCGAGCATCGACTCAGCAGCGTAGTTCATCACGGGCGCCTTTGTGGTGCCATTGATCCTCACCAACTCTCTGGCGGAGGCAATGTAGTATCTCTGCAACAACAGTAGCATTGTTCACACAATGGCTCTGCTGCACAAGAAGATGAATGTGGGGTTCTTTCATGCATGATGCTCACCTGAATGTACAGAACCCCAATCACAGCAGGAACAGCAACCAGAACGACTTGCCATGTAACCATGATCATTACCACCACGGTTGCCGCCACCTCAACCGTGCCGGATATCACAAAGGTCATCGTGAACGGGATGTCGAAGTCCAAGATGCACAAATCCGATGAGGCCTGCATAAAAATGCATAATTAACGGTGCGCAAACTCAGACTGCAAATCTGCAGTAACATCGGCATATATAAGTATGACTGAAAAAGTTGTGTTAACATGTACACATACCCGGGTCATGATCCTTCCGGTCGGGGTAGAGTCAAAGAACAGCATGGGGGCCTTGAACACGGAATCCATGAAACCCGAGAAGAACTCCCTCGACGCCTTGAGGCCGAAGTGGGCAGCGACAAGGCTCCTCACATAGGCAAACAGGCAGCTGGTGGTTGTCATCACCGCGTAGACTCCCACGACGATCCCGACGCTGAACCGACGGCTTTGGATCGTCGCTGCGAGCCAGTAGGTTGCGAGGTATTGCAGGGCGACGAACACGCACTGTGTGAGTATTATCAGGACAAGGAGGAACCAGCCCTTGGACACTGACACGTAGTCCTTGTATGTTTTCAGGCCGGCTCCTCCcagctccctctcctcctcttggGTCAGCTGGACCGACGGCAGGTTGCCGGTGGAGATCTCGGCGTCGCTGCCCTGCTGCGGTAGGATCGGTTGTTGGTACTGAATCATGGCTCCTTCTTTGGATACATTGGAGTCCAGTGTTGTTTTTGAGTCCTGGTGAGCGTTGACAAGCTGTTCGAACGCCGTGCCGAACTGCAGGAGCTCCTCGTAGGTTCCCTCCTGCGTTATCTCGCCCTTCTCCATGACCTAACACCAACAACTGACTGTCAGACAGTGCCATCTATGGTGGTCAGTTTTGTGCAGGCAGACAGAGAGGAGACCTACCAAAATTCTGTCAACCTTGGAGAGGAACTCAACTTGATGCGTTACAAGGATGACCGTCTTGTCCTCGAGCGCCGCCATGACACAGTCCTGCAACGCAGACAAAGTGACTGTCACGTCCATGAAAACGATCTGTAACCGTGGCAATGAGGTtttgagaagaagaagagtcctCATGTCCTGACGTTGAAAAGGGTGGCGGCGGTGTGCGCGTCGACGGCGCTGAAAGGGTCGTCGAGGAGATAGACGTCCGCGTCGTTGTAGACGGCCCTTGCGAGCTGGATCCTCTGCTTCTGCCCGCCGCTCATGTTGAGGCCCCTCTGCCCGATCTCCGTCAGGTCGCCGTG from Triticum aestivum cultivar Chinese Spring chromosome 3B, IWGSC CS RefSeq v2.1, whole genome shotgun sequence includes these protein-coding regions:
- the LOC123069037 gene encoding ABC transporter C family member 8 isoform X1, yielding MPVISQSTMVAATPYLLASAAACQGQGGGDLTLELGSLCFSQMMLIDLVNLLLSAIYVSSLLIAACKREFRAVRAGDLPFPCAVASPCCAFLGIACVCLGLGAWGSSPHGAPLFFLRGFVWVSLSVSLVVRPTRLSGAVAMAWWAVDAVLITANCLEKIATRANLGVLDVVSWVVALLLLLSATRVCRRLAGAAAGDGGGAESEPLLAAGGGERRAAFDEAGFFSRLTFTWMDSLLRLGYSKPLGLGDIPLLDADDAAAEACRKFLCEWHRRRRESNKTSNLVLRVLAECHKKELLLTALYTLLRTLSFAASPVMLYCFVSYSNRQEQERDLGTRAALVAGLLAMKLVESLSQRHWFFGSRRLGMRMRSALMAAVFEKQLQLSSEGRGRHSSGEIANYIAVDAYRLGEFPYWLHLAWSMPVQLVLAIALLFWIVGAGALPALAPMAICGVLNVPFARMLQQYQWRFMQAQDERQRATAEVLHSMKIVKLQSWEDKFRATVQRLRDAEVRWLGETQLKKAYGSALYWVSPTVISAVVLAGTAAVQSAPLDASVVFTVLATMRVVSEPMRMLPEVMSVMIQVKVSLDRIGKFLTEDEFQDDAVDRTPASDKSLDMHNGVFSWEPSKGTATLKDINITATRGQKIAVCGPVGAGKSSLLCATLGEIPRMSGSVAVSGSVAYVSQTSWIQSGTVRDNILFGKPMRSSEYERALKCCALDKDMENFPHGDLTEIGQRGLNMSGGQKQRIQLARAVYNDADVYLLDDPFSAVDAHTAATLFNDCVMAALEDKTVILVTHQVEFLSKVDRILVMEKGEITQEGTYEELLQFGTAFEQLVNAHQDSKTTLDSNVSKEGAMIQYQQPILPQQGSDAEISTGNLPSVQLTQEEERELGGAGLKTYKDYVSVSKGWFLLVLIILTQCVFVALQYLATYWLAATIQSRRFSVGIVVGVYAVMTTTSCLFAYVRSLVAAHFGLKASREFFSGFMDSVFKAPMLFFDSTPTGRIMTRASSDLCILDFDIPFTMTFVISGTVEVAATVVVMIMVTWQVVLVAVPAVIGVLYIQRYYIASARELVRINGTTKAPVMNYAAESMLGVVTIRAFAATNRFIQTNLQLIDMDATMFFYTNAALEWVLLRVEAMQILVIVTSSILLVMLPAGSVAPGFLGLCLSYALTLSSAQVFLTRFYSNLENYMISVERIKQFMHLPSEPPAVISDRRPAPSWPSEGKINLENLRVKYRENAPTVLRGITCTFAAGNKIGVVGRTGSGKTTLLSALFRLIDPSGGRILIDDVDICTIGLKDLRMKLSIIPQEPTLFRGSVRSNVDPLGLYTDQDIWEALDKCQLKKTISVLPELLEAPVSDDGENWSAGQRQLFCLARVLLSRNRILVLDEATASIDSATDAILQRVIKQEFSGCTVITIAHRVPTVTDSDIVMVLSYGKLIEYDRPSRLMENEDSSFFKLVAEYWSNYK